In Microbacterium binotii, one DNA window encodes the following:
- a CDS encoding amino acid ABC transporter permease, with amino-acid sequence MTTTDAAWQPSELELARRATRRRQSTRSVLIALASTVVFVAVIGYAIVSSPGWEDVRRSFFDVDIALAAFPSVLAGLWVNIQVLLVAALAVAVIGTLLAVMRSLRGPVFFPLRALATLYTDLFRGMPLLIVLYLVGFGIPALGIFGRVPVVLWGTIAIVLTYSAYVAEVLRAGMEAVHPSQRIAARSLGLSHAQTLRIVVIPQGVRKVVPALMNDFVSMQKDVGLISVLGAVDAVRAAQIQVAATYNFTPYIVAGLLFVAMSLPMIRLTDWVSARLARREQTGGVV; translated from the coding sequence ATGACCACGACCGACGCCGCGTGGCAGCCGAGCGAGCTCGAGCTCGCCCGGCGCGCCACGCGGCGCCGGCAGTCCACGAGATCGGTGCTGATCGCCCTCGCCAGCACCGTCGTCTTCGTGGCCGTCATCGGCTACGCGATCGTCTCCAGCCCCGGCTGGGAGGACGTGCGCCGCAGCTTCTTCGACGTAGACATCGCGCTCGCCGCCTTCCCGTCTGTGCTCGCCGGGCTGTGGGTCAACATCCAGGTGCTGCTGGTGGCCGCCCTCGCCGTCGCCGTGATCGGCACGCTGCTCGCCGTGATGCGCTCGCTGCGCGGCCCGGTGTTCTTCCCGCTCCGGGCCCTCGCCACCCTCTACACCGACCTCTTCCGCGGGATGCCGCTGCTGATCGTGCTGTACCTCGTCGGGTTCGGCATCCCCGCCCTCGGCATCTTCGGTCGCGTGCCGGTGGTGCTCTGGGGCACGATCGCGATCGTGCTCACCTATTCGGCGTATGTCGCCGAGGTGCTGCGCGCGGGTATGGAGGCGGTGCATCCCTCGCAGCGCATCGCCGCCCGCTCCCTCGGCCTCAGCCACGCGCAGACCCTGCGCATCGTCGTCATCCCGCAGGGCGTGCGCAAGGTCGTGCCCGCTCTCATGAACGACTTCGTGTCGATGCAGAAGGATGTGGGACTCATCTCCGTCCTGGGTGCCGTCGATGCCGTGCGCGCCGCCCAGATCCAGGTGGCCGCCACCTACAACTTCACTCCGTACATCGTCGCGGGGCTCCTGTTCGTCGCCATGAGCCTGCCGATGATCCGTCTCACCGACTGGGTCTCGGCCCGCCTCGCCCGCCGCGAGCAGACCGGGGGTGTCGTGTGA
- a CDS encoding ABC transporter substrate-binding protein: MITTSRLRRLTVGAALGAVAALALTACAFAGESAPAASEDGSLPTLTAGKLTIATGEPAYDPWIVDNDPSNQKGFESAVSYALAEKLGFSADDVVWVRSTFDSAIAPGPKDWDLNIQQFSVTDERKQAVDFSSPYYTTSQAVVTSDSSAAANATTIDELKGYTVGVMSGTTSYTVAAEELGTDKLSVFNNNDDVVLAFQSGQIDAFVIDLPTAFYLANAELDGGKILGQFADTTGGDQLAYVLPKGSELTDPVSKALDELRADGTLDELQKTWLSEAVDVPVLG, from the coding sequence GTGATCACGACCTCCCGCCTCCGGCGCCTGACCGTCGGCGCCGCCCTCGGCGCCGTCGCAGCGCTCGCCCTGACCGCCTGTGCCTTCGCGGGGGAGTCCGCTCCGGCCGCATCCGAGGACGGATCGCTTCCCACCCTCACCGCGGGCAAGCTCACCATCGCGACCGGTGAGCCCGCGTACGACCCCTGGATCGTCGACAACGACCCCTCCAACCAGAAGGGCTTCGAGTCGGCCGTCTCCTACGCGCTCGCGGAGAAGCTCGGCTTCTCGGCCGACGACGTCGTGTGGGTGCGTTCCACGTTCGACAGCGCGATCGCGCCCGGACCCAAGGACTGGGATCTCAACATCCAGCAGTTCTCGGTGACCGACGAGCGCAAGCAGGCCGTCGACTTCTCGTCGCCGTACTACACGACCTCGCAGGCCGTCGTCACCTCCGACAGCTCGGCCGCGGCGAACGCGACCACGATCGACGAGCTCAAGGGGTACACGGTCGGCGTCATGAGCGGCACGACCAGCTACACCGTCGCCGCCGAGGAGCTCGGCACCGACAAGCTCAGCGTCTTCAACAACAACGACGACGTCGTGCTCGCGTTCCAGTCCGGCCAGATCGACGCGTTCGTGATCGACCTGCCCACCGCCTTCTACCTCGCCAACGCCGAGCTCGACGGCGGCAAGATCCTCGGTCAGTTCGCCGACACGACCGGCGGCGACCAGCTCGCCTACGTGCTGCCGAAGGGGTCCGAGCTCACCGATCCGGTCTCGAAGGCGCTCGACGAGCTCCGCGCGGACGGCACGCTCGACGAACTGCAGAAGACCTGGCTCAGCGAAGCCGTCGACGTTCCAGTCCTCGGCTGA
- a CDS encoding cupin domain-containing protein translates to MSTRPATAVTLDLAPHPEGGWFRRMWTATAGVGTPAGPRPAATCIHYLLTPGEHSAWHVVTSDEIWLWHGPGTLELSFGGDGDQPIAERTVILGPDLAAGHLAQVTVPAGVWQSARLRGEAEVLVSCVVSPGFSFEDWRLARDLG, encoded by the coding sequence ATGAGCACCCGTCCCGCCACCGCCGTCACCCTCGATCTCGCCCCGCATCCCGAGGGCGGCTGGTTCCGCCGGATGTGGACAGCCACCGCCGGCGTGGGGACGCCCGCGGGTCCGAGGCCGGCGGCGACCTGCATCCACTACCTGCTGACCCCCGGCGAGCACAGCGCATGGCACGTCGTCACGAGCGACGAGATCTGGCTCTGGCACGGACCCGGCACCCTCGAGCTGAGCTTCGGGGGCGACGGCGACCAGCCGATCGCCGAGCGCACCGTGATTCTGGGCCCCGACCTCGCCGCCGGACACCTCGCGCAGGTGACGGTGCCGGCCGGCGTGTGGCAGTCGGCGCGTCTCAGGGGCGAGGCCGAGGTGCTCGTGAGCTGTGTCGTTTCGCCAGGTTTCAGCTTCGAGGACTGGCGACTCGCGCGTGATCTAGGCTGA
- a CDS encoding amidohydrolase family protein, whose protein sequence is MSVVLYSADLVLPITAPPIPQGAIAVSGGRIRHVGDRDWVRRELTARGATFTEVHWPGVLLPGFVNAHSHLQYTGMAEVGRGSYRGFEDWAAAFDPVYERGHDWKADADAGARAVIEAGTTAVADIVTDAPAAGVLHDAGLHGITYWEVMSWTNADWAATGRAQVEAALDALPSPPGTGLSPHAPYSLDVEPLLEIPDIVRERGGRIHLHLGEAAFERESGAPHPTPWQERRAGSFRELRGDGFGTGATEFVDQLGVLGPDCHIAHGVYMTARDRALLRARGTSVALCPRSNAVIGLDEPPVAAYLAEGNGIAVGTDSLSSSPSLDLLADVAALHRIARAQGYSDRGLAAQLLRAATLGGAHAMGIDTGPDRTGYLAVGALADLAFLDIPVTTIDDTIEHLATDGAGRAAATVISGAFRHTTPSFTEHTGVSA, encoded by the coding sequence ATGAGCGTCGTGCTGTACTCGGCCGATCTGGTGCTGCCCATCACCGCGCCGCCGATCCCGCAGGGGGCGATCGCGGTCAGCGGCGGCCGCATCCGCCACGTCGGCGACCGCGACTGGGTGCGCCGCGAGCTCACCGCCCGCGGCGCCACCTTCACCGAGGTGCACTGGCCGGGAGTCCTCCTGCCGGGGTTCGTCAACGCGCACTCGCACCTGCAGTACACGGGCATGGCCGAGGTCGGACGTGGCAGCTACCGCGGCTTCGAGGACTGGGCGGCGGCGTTCGATCCGGTCTACGAGCGCGGACACGACTGGAAGGCGGATGCGGACGCCGGAGCGCGCGCGGTGATCGAGGCGGGCACCACCGCTGTCGCCGACATCGTCACCGATGCGCCCGCCGCGGGGGTGCTGCACGACGCGGGCCTTCACGGCATCACCTACTGGGAGGTGATGAGCTGGACCAACGCCGACTGGGCGGCGACCGGCAGAGCCCAGGTCGAGGCGGCGCTGGACGCGCTGCCCTCTCCGCCCGGCACCGGGCTCTCGCCCCACGCGCCCTACTCGCTCGACGTCGAGCCGCTGCTGGAGATCCCCGACATCGTTCGCGAGCGCGGCGGCCGCATCCACCTCCACCTCGGTGAGGCCGCGTTCGAGCGTGAATCGGGCGCTCCGCATCCGACGCCCTGGCAGGAGCGTCGCGCCGGCAGCTTCCGCGAGCTGCGCGGGGACGGCTTCGGTACGGGGGCGACCGAGTTCGTCGATCAGCTCGGCGTGCTCGGACCCGACTGCCACATCGCGCACGGCGTCTACATGACCGCACGCGATCGCGCCCTGCTGCGCGCCCGCGGCACCTCCGTGGCGCTCTGCCCCCGCTCGAACGCCGTCATCGGCCTCGATGAGCCGCCCGTCGCCGCCTACCTCGCCGAGGGTAACGGCATCGCGGTCGGCACGGACTCCCTCTCCTCGAGCCCGTCGCTCGACCTGCTCGCGGATGTGGCCGCGCTGCACCGCATCGCGCGGGCGCAGGGTTATTCCGATCGGGGGCTCGCGGCGCAGCTGCTGCGGGCCGCGACCCTCGGCGGCGCGCACGCGATGGGCATCGACACGGGCCCCGATCGCACCGGCTACCTCGCGGTCGGAGCCCTCGCCGACCTGGCCTTCCTCGACATCCCCGTCACGACGATCGATGACACGATCGAGCACCTTGCCACCGACGGCGCGGGCCGCGCCGCAGCCACCGTGATCAGCGGGGCGTTCCGGCACACGACACCGTCCTTCACAGAGCACACCGGAGTGAGCGCATGA
- a CDS encoding adenosylhomocysteinase, producing the protein MRIAEAIVRRFARRTNLMIASRTVRVDASPAHRVVAERLTALLHDLGAVLTTGSASDAGMLRFDFTALLADADPTDVPVLLGGAPLPERPDAAARIAFAASHMPVSATVAQDIDVRGLRIGVCMVLEPKTAQLALLLRSRGADVAVYGHPDETDAAVAAALAERGIPVDGGADLSGLEERAAAESFLRRGFDILIDDGSHLIRLAHEIDPAIAASWIGANEETTSGLTPLRRMDAAGLLRTPVMAVNDAAAKTRFDNRYGTGFSCVLAIADLLDEHSLTVRDQPALVIGYGPVGEGVAAYLRALGATVAVAEVDPVRALTARHDGYAVGPASALADGALVVSATGVAGTIDEAVAERAAAIAVAGGVPGEVTAAAAASASLVLGAGGAVNITAAEGNPIEIMDLSFAVQLAALDHLLRTRPGVGVHALPSEIDDRVGRAALAARGVWIDERTAPDGAEGDWRSARYEETRG; encoded by the coding sequence ATGCGCATCGCGGAGGCGATCGTGCGCCGCTTCGCCCGCCGCACGAATCTCATGATCGCCTCGCGTACCGTGCGGGTCGACGCCTCCCCCGCCCACCGCGTCGTCGCCGAGCGACTCACGGCTCTGCTGCACGATCTGGGCGCAGTTCTCACGACGGGGTCGGCCTCGGATGCGGGAATGCTGCGCTTCGACTTCACGGCTCTTCTCGCCGACGCGGATCCCACGGATGTGCCCGTCCTCCTCGGCGGCGCCCCGCTTCCCGAGCGGCCCGATGCCGCGGCACGCATCGCCTTCGCCGCCTCTCACATGCCGGTCTCGGCGACCGTCGCCCAGGACATCGACGTGCGGGGGCTGCGCATCGGCGTGTGCATGGTGCTCGAGCCGAAGACGGCCCAGCTGGCGCTCCTGCTGCGCTCTCGCGGCGCCGACGTCGCGGTCTACGGTCACCCCGACGAGACGGATGCGGCCGTCGCCGCGGCGCTCGCGGAGAGGGGGATTCCCGTCGACGGCGGCGCCGACCTGTCGGGTCTCGAGGAGCGCGCGGCGGCCGAGAGTTTCCTGCGCCGCGGCTTCGACATTCTCATCGACGACGGCTCGCACCTCATCCGCCTCGCCCACGAGATCGACCCCGCGATCGCCGCATCCTGGATCGGTGCGAACGAGGAGACGACGTCGGGGCTCACGCCGCTGCGGCGGATGGATGCGGCGGGGCTGCTGCGCACGCCGGTCATGGCCGTCAACGACGCCGCCGCCAAGACCCGGTTCGACAACCGGTACGGCACCGGCTTCTCCTGCGTTCTGGCGATCGCGGACCTTCTCGATGAGCACTCTCTGACGGTGCGCGACCAACCCGCGCTCGTGATCGGCTACGGCCCCGTCGGCGAGGGCGTCGCGGCCTACCTGCGCGCTCTGGGCGCGACCGTCGCCGTGGCCGAGGTTGACCCGGTGCGGGCCCTCACCGCGCGCCACGACGGCTATGCGGTCGGCCCCGCATCCGCGCTGGCGGACGGCGCGCTCGTCGTCTCGGCCACGGGCGTCGCCGGCACGATCGATGAGGCGGTCGCCGAGCGCGCGGCGGCGATCGCCGTCGCGGGCGGCGTACCGGGGGAGGTGACGGCGGCGGCCGCCGCATCCGCTTCTCTCGTGCTCGGTGCCGGCGGAGCGGTGAACATCACCGCTGCCGAAGGCAACCCGATCGAGATCATGGACCTGTCGTTCGCGGTGCAGCTCGCCGCCCTCGACCACCTGCTGCGCACCCGCCCGGGCGTCGGCGTGCACGCCCTCCCGTCCGAGATCGACGACCGTGTCGGCCGTGCGGCGCTCGCCGCCCGCGGTGTGTGGATCGACGAGCGCACCGCGCCCGACGGTGCGGAAGGGGACTGGCGCTCGGCACGCTACGAGGAGACCCGCGGATGA
- a CDS encoding DUF779 domain-containing protein — MTVTYDRVAVTDAAASLLVELTAQHGPLMFHQSGGCCDGSAPMCYPVGMFLIGPSDVRLGALRVADLAPIEVFMSESQFEYWKYTHLTIDAVPGRGAGFSVEAPTGMRFLIRSRMLDPAELEAFGLAAG, encoded by the coding sequence ATGACGGTCACCTACGACCGCGTCGCGGTGACGGATGCGGCCGCATCCCTGCTCGTGGAGCTGACCGCGCAGCACGGGCCGCTCATGTTCCACCAGTCGGGTGGATGCTGCGACGGCTCCGCACCCATGTGCTACCCCGTCGGCATGTTCCTCATCGGGCCGAGCGATGTGCGGCTCGGCGCGCTGCGCGTCGCCGATCTCGCGCCCATCGAGGTGTTCATGTCCGAGTCGCAGTTCGAGTACTGGAAGTACACGCACCTGACGATCGACGCGGTACCGGGGCGCGGCGCGGGATTCAGTGTGGAGGCGCCGACGGGGATGCGGTTCCTCATCCGTTCCCGGATGCTGGATCCCGCGGAGCTCGAGGCCTTCGGTCTCGCGGCGGGGTGA
- a CDS encoding aldehyde dehydrogenase family protein, producing MTIVEDGVSSVYAAPGSRGSVAEYRSRYGHYIGGEFVEPIKGQYFENITPVTGKPFCEVGRGTSEDIDRAVDAAWRAFESWKKTTPADRANILNKIADRIEANLEKIAVAETWENGKPVRETLAADIPLAVDHFRYFAGVLRAQEGSLSQIDEDTVAYHFHEPLGVVGQIIPWNFPILMATWKLAPALAAGNCVVLKPAEQTPASILFLFDLIGDLLPAGVVNIVNGFGIEAGAPLAQHKRIRKVAFTGETTTGRLIMQYASQNLIPVTLELGGKSANIFFEDVARDRDAYYDKALEGFTFFALNQGEVCTCPSRALIQRSIYEEFLGDGLERVGKIVQGNPLDPATMIGAQASNDQLEKILSYIEIGKAEGAKLLAGGERVDLGGDLSEGYYVAPTVFEGQNSMRIFQEEIFGPVVSVTSFEGFDDAIHTANDTLYGLGAGVWSRSADTMYRAGRGIEAGRVWTNTYHQYPAHAAFGGYKQSGIGRENHLKMLDHYQQTKNLLVSYADGPMGFF from the coding sequence ATGACCATCGTTGAAGACGGCGTCTCGAGCGTCTACGCCGCCCCCGGATCCCGCGGATCGGTCGCCGAGTACCGCAGCCGCTACGGCCACTACATCGGCGGCGAGTTCGTCGAGCCGATCAAGGGCCAGTACTTCGAGAACATCACCCCCGTCACGGGCAAGCCGTTCTGCGAGGTCGGTCGCGGCACGAGCGAGGACATCGATCGCGCCGTGGATGCGGCGTGGCGGGCGTTCGAGAGCTGGAAGAAGACGACACCCGCCGACCGCGCGAACATCCTCAACAAGATCGCCGACCGCATCGAGGCGAACCTCGAGAAGATCGCCGTCGCCGAGACGTGGGAGAACGGCAAGCCGGTGCGCGAGACGCTCGCCGCCGACATCCCGCTGGCGGTCGACCACTTCCGGTACTTCGCGGGGGTCCTGCGGGCGCAGGAGGGCTCGCTCAGCCAGATCGACGAGGACACCGTCGCGTACCACTTCCACGAGCCTCTGGGCGTGGTGGGCCAGATCATCCCGTGGAACTTCCCCATCCTCATGGCCACCTGGAAGCTCGCTCCCGCCCTCGCCGCCGGCAACTGCGTCGTGCTCAAGCCCGCCGAGCAGACGCCGGCATCCATCCTCTTCCTCTTCGATCTGATCGGCGATCTGCTCCCGGCCGGCGTCGTGAACATCGTCAACGGCTTCGGCATCGAGGCGGGGGCGCCGCTGGCGCAGCACAAGCGCATCCGCAAGGTCGCCTTCACGGGCGAGACCACGACCGGCCGGCTCATCATGCAGTACGCCTCGCAGAACCTGATCCCGGTCACGCTGGAGCTCGGCGGCAAGAGCGCGAACATCTTCTTCGAGGATGTGGCCCGAGACCGCGACGCCTACTACGACAAGGCGTTGGAGGGCTTCACGTTCTTCGCGCTGAACCAGGGCGAGGTCTGCACGTGTCCGAGCCGCGCGCTCATCCAGCGCTCGATCTACGAGGAATTCCTCGGCGACGGGCTGGAGCGGGTCGGCAAGATCGTGCAGGGCAACCCGCTGGATCCCGCGACCATGATCGGCGCGCAGGCCTCGAACGACCAGCTGGAGAAGATCCTGTCGTACATCGAGATCGGCAAGGCGGAGGGCGCGAAGCTGCTCGCGGGAGGGGAGCGTGTCGACCTCGGCGGCGACCTGTCGGAGGGCTACTACGTGGCGCCCACGGTGTTCGAGGGTCAGAACAGCATGCGCATCTTCCAGGAGGAGATCTTCGGTCCGGTCGTCTCGGTCACGAGCTTCGAGGGCTTCGACGACGCCATCCACACCGCGAACGACACCCTCTACGGCCTCGGCGCCGGAGTGTGGAGCCGCTCGGCCGACACGATGTACCGCGCCGGTCGCGGCATCGAAGCCGGGCGCGTGTGGACGAACACCTACCACCAGTACCCGGCGCACGCGGCCTTCGGCGGCTATAAGCAGTCGGGCATCGGCCGCGAGAACCACCTGAAGATGCTCGATCACTACCAGCAGACGAAGAACCTGCTCGTCTCCTACGCCGACGGGCCGATGGGCTTCTTCTGA
- a CDS encoding transcriptional regulator translates to MPSPWSLRREASAESSRLLIERAHEEFVGGNAQDPRVTAVRGLVRESWQRSARSLVGVEAVPPLDLISDELDAYRRTHPLASVMDMIRQLLLPGDEDESGGVVAVGDAAGRLLWVEGDRRIRDLTGDMGFVAGANWSEQAVGTSAPGTALALDASVQIRGAEHFNRLVQPWSCTAAPVRDPESRRVLGVIDVTGGAEVTTPQAQLLVDATARAIEGELLVARLRARAAPPVKSHPPRRTRGATEHATLRVLGRDLAVLDVVDDRGATVTELSARHAEILLMLAVHQQGLSAERLAALVYGEAAPVETLRPEMVRLRRVLDAVAPALIPASRPYRLTSPLQTDADHVVSLLDRGAHRVALTAYRGPVLPDSRAPGVEELRQSVQAALRESLLAGAGLDVLLAYIDTDEGREDVDALRLCLEMLAPRSPRRGSIVARLEQLGA, encoded by the coding sequence GTGCCCTCGCCCTGGTCTCTGCGTCGCGAGGCGTCGGCCGAGAGCTCGCGCCTGCTGATCGAGCGCGCGCATGAGGAGTTCGTCGGCGGAAACGCGCAGGATCCGCGGGTCACCGCCGTGCGCGGTCTCGTTCGTGAGAGCTGGCAGCGCTCGGCCCGGAGCCTCGTCGGCGTGGAGGCCGTGCCGCCCCTGGATCTCATCTCGGACGAACTCGACGCGTACCGGCGCACGCATCCCCTCGCGAGCGTCATGGACATGATCCGCCAGCTGTTGCTGCCCGGCGACGAGGACGAGTCGGGCGGCGTCGTCGCGGTGGGGGATGCGGCGGGCCGCCTGCTGTGGGTCGAGGGCGACCGCCGCATCCGCGACCTCACGGGCGACATGGGCTTCGTCGCGGGGGCGAACTGGTCGGAGCAGGCCGTGGGCACGTCCGCGCCGGGCACGGCCCTCGCGCTCGACGCGTCCGTCCAGATCCGCGGAGCCGAGCACTTCAACCGGCTCGTCCAACCGTGGTCGTGCACGGCGGCGCCGGTGCGCGACCCCGAGAGTCGGCGCGTGCTCGGTGTCATCGATGTGACCGGCGGCGCCGAGGTCACCACGCCGCAGGCACAGCTGCTCGTCGACGCGACGGCGCGGGCGATCGAGGGGGAGCTGCTCGTTGCCAGGCTGCGGGCGCGCGCTGCGCCGCCCGTGAAGAGCCATCCCCCGAGGCGCACGCGTGGCGCCACCGAGCACGCCACCCTCCGCGTGCTCGGACGCGACCTCGCGGTGCTCGACGTCGTCGACGACCGAGGCGCCACCGTCACCGAGCTGAGCGCGCGTCACGCGGAGATCCTGCTCATGCTGGCGGTGCACCAGCAGGGCCTCTCCGCGGAGAGACTGGCCGCCCTCGTGTACGGCGAGGCCGCGCCGGTGGAGACCCTGCGCCCCGAGATGGTGAGACTGCGCCGGGTGCTCGATGCCGTCGCCCCTGCATTGATCCCCGCATCCCGTCCCTATCGGCTGACGAGCCCGCTTCAGACCGACGCCGATCACGTCGTCTCGCTGCTCGATCGGGGCGCGCACCGCGTGGCCCTCACGGCGTATCGCGGCCCCGTCCTGCCGGACTCCCGCGCGCCGGGGGTGGAGGAGCTGAGGCAGAGCGTGCAGGCGGCCCTGCGCGAGTCGCTCCTCGCCGGGGCGGGGCTCGACGTGCTGCTGGCCTATATCGACACGGATGAGGGACGCGAGGATGTGGATGCGCTGCGCCTCTGCCTCGAGATGCTCGCCCCGCGTTCGCCGCGTCGCGGGTCGATCGTCGCGCGCCTGGAGCAGCTCGGCGCCTAG
- a CDS encoding PadR family transcriptional regulator, with product MDTTQLLKGVLDAAVLAVVQHEDAYGYDIVRRLREAGLGEVGDASVYGTLRRLYSAGSLSSYVVPSDGGPHRKYYAINPQGRAALDAQREDWASFSLALSTLLDASRKPAALRTIGEGR from the coding sequence ATGGATACCACGCAGCTGTTGAAGGGGGTGCTGGACGCCGCCGTGCTCGCGGTCGTGCAGCACGAGGACGCCTACGGGTACGACATCGTGCGTCGGCTGCGCGAGGCCGGCCTCGGAGAGGTGGGCGACGCATCCGTCTACGGAACGCTTCGCCGGCTCTACAGCGCCGGGTCGCTCTCGAGCTACGTGGTGCCTTCGGACGGCGGTCCGCACCGCAAGTACTACGCCATCAACCCGCAGGGGCGTGCGGCGCTCGACGCGCAGCGCGAGGACTGGGCCTCGTTCTCGCTCGCGCTGAGCACACTGCTCGACGCCTCTCGCAAACCCGCCGCGCTGCGCACGATCGGAGAAGGACGATGA
- a CDS encoding winged helix-turn-helix transcriptional regulator: protein MAAEQHDERQCDAAVSRAFSVLGKRWNGMILDVLGEGALSFVGLRRAVTGISDAVLSDRLVELADAGLVVREVDAGPPVAVSYTLTDAGARLMPILTQLGAWADGNLSATR from the coding sequence ATGGCCGCAGAGCAGCACGACGAGCGTCAGTGCGACGCCGCCGTGTCGCGCGCCTTCTCCGTTCTGGGCAAGCGCTGGAACGGCATGATCCTCGACGTGCTCGGTGAGGGGGCTCTGTCGTTCGTCGGGCTCCGCCGGGCCGTCACCGGCATCAGCGACGCCGTGCTCTCGGATCGCCTCGTCGAGCTCGCCGACGCCGGCCTGGTCGTGCGCGAGGTGGATGCGGGCCCCCCGGTCGCGGTGTCCTACACACTGACGGATGCGGGCGCCCGCCTCATGCCGATCCTCACCCAGCTGGGTGCCTGGGCAGACGGCAACCTCTCCGCCACCCGCTGA
- a CDS encoding FMN-dependent NADH-azoreductase: MSLFRLDASILPPTSASRALGDIVETEWLATHADQTVVRRDLAAEPVPATAWAAAVTGRNLPDADRTAEQREALALATRLADELIDADALLLTIPLYNYGVSQHAKTWFDLAYTDPRIDPQGTALRGKPAVLVTVLGGNYDAGTPKEGWDHSTAWLRRVLEDVWGLDLRVVQRSFTLVGVNPALDQFSEIAADIRSAAEVAAREGGRSIAEAASAKV, from the coding sequence ATGTCCCTCTTCCGTCTGGATGCGAGCATCCTTCCCCCCACCTCCGCCAGCCGCGCCCTCGGCGACATCGTCGAAACCGAGTGGCTCGCCACCCACGCCGACCAGACCGTCGTCCGCCGCGACCTCGCCGCCGAGCCGGTCCCCGCCACCGCGTGGGCGGCCGCCGTCACCGGGAGGAACCTGCCCGACGCCGACCGCACCGCCGAGCAGCGCGAGGCGCTCGCCCTGGCGACACGTCTCGCCGACGAGCTCATCGACGCCGACGCCCTCCTGCTCACGATCCCCCTCTACAACTACGGCGTCTCGCAGCACGCGAAGACGTGGTTCGACCTGGCATACACCGACCCGCGCATCGACCCGCAGGGCACGGCACTGCGCGGCAAGCCCGCCGTGCTGGTCACGGTGCTCGGCGGCAACTACGACGCCGGAACGCCCAAGGAGGGCTGGGACCACTCGACCGCCTGGCTGCGCCGCGTGCTCGAGGATGTGTGGGGCCTCGACCTGCGCGTCGTGCAGCGCTCGTTCACGCTCGTGGGAGTGAACCCCGCGCTGGATCAGTTCTCCGAGATCGCCGCCGACATCAGATCCGCCGCCGAGGTCGCCGCGCGCGAGGGCGGTCGCTCCATCGCCGAAGCCGCGTCCGCCAAGGTCTGA